GCCGATCCGATGGCCATGTGCATATCCAGGTACTTGTACGTGCCGAGGCGGCCACCAAACAGCACGTTGGACTCTCCGCGAGCAAGGTCGCGGTAGGCCAGCAGTTTGTTGCGGTCATCTGTTGTGTTGACCGGGTAATAAGGCTCGTCGCCCTTCTCGGCGAAACGCGAGAACTCACGCATGATGACAGTGGCGTCCTTGGTGTAGGCACGCTCTGGGTGGAAGTGACGGAACTCGTGGATACGCGTGTAAGGCACGTTCTCATCCGGGTAATTCATGACTGAACAGCCCTGGAAGTCCTCGATTGGGAGAACTTCCTGCTCCAAATCAATGGTCCGCCAAGACAGATCACCCTCGGCATAATCAAAGTAACGGTCCACTGCACCCGTGTAAATGACAGGGACCTGGCCGGTAACAGCCTTACGACCGTACTGACCGTCGTCAAAGAAGTCAGTATTCAGCACAACTTCAATGTTCGGGTGGTCCGCCATCCGCTCAATCCACGCGGTGTAGCCGTCAACCGGCAATCCCTCATGGGTGTCGCTGAAGTACCGGTTGTCATAGTTGTAACGAACAGGCAGTCGGGAAATGATCTCCGCCGGCAGATCCTTGGGATCCGTCTGCCACTGCTTGCCGGTGTAATGCTTGATGAACGCCTCATACAAGGGGCGCCCGATCAGCTGGATGCCCTTGTCATTCAAGTTGCTCGGGTCTGTTCCGGCAAGTTCCCCGGCCTGCTCCTGGATCAGCGCCCGCGCCTCACCCGGGCCCATTGAGGAACGGAAGAATTGGTTAATCGTGCCCAGGTTAATGGGCATTTGGTAAACCTCACCCTTATGGGAGGTATAAACCTTGTGCTGGTAGTTGGTGAACTGGGTAAAACGGTTCACATACTCCCACACACGCTCATTGGAAGTGTGGAACAGATGCGCACCGTAACGGTGCACCTCAATGCCTGTCTGGGCCTCGTTCTCGCTGTAGGCATTGCCGCCGATGTGGTGGCGGCGGTCCAAAACGACCACCTTCAGTCCCAACTCTGTGGCGGCACGTTCTGCAATAGTCAGGCCAAAGAAACCCGAACCAACGACGACTAAGTCAGCGTTCACAAACTCTCCTGTATAGCGTGGTGAAAATTATGGGCATAACAATGCCAAGGTCTAACACCCTAGGTTACCTGAACGTTACCCATTGCTTCTGCTCAGGTGGTCTTACTCACAGCTTCAGCCAAGAATGCCAGCACGTTAATTCTTCCACAGGCTCTGCCGGAAGCTTGCCTATTCACACTGTAC
This genomic window from Arthrobacter sp. TMP15 contains:
- the glf gene encoding UDP-galactopyranose mutase — translated: MNADLVVVGSGFFGLTIAERAATELGLKVVVLDRRHHIGGNAYSENEAQTGIEVHRYGAHLFHTSNERVWEYVNRFTQFTNYQHKVYTSHKGEVYQMPINLGTINQFFRSSMGPGEARALIQEQAGELAGTDPSNLNDKGIQLIGRPLYEAFIKHYTGKQWQTDPKDLPAEIISRLPVRYNYDNRYFSDTHEGLPVDGYTAWIERMADHPNIEVVLNTDFFDDGQYGRKAVTGQVPVIYTGAVDRYFDYAEGDLSWRTIDLEQEVLPIEDFQGCSVMNYPDENVPYTRIHEFRHFHPERAYTKDATVIMREFSRFAEKGDEPYYPVNTTDDRNKLLAYRDLARGESNVLFGGRLGTYKYLDMHMAIGSALNMYDNKIKPHFTGGAKLQSGGVDA